In Uranotaenia lowii strain MFRU-FL chromosome 2, ASM2978415v1, whole genome shotgun sequence, one genomic interval encodes:
- the LOC129742291 gene encoding uncharacterized protein LOC129742291 has protein sequence MFNSTIDNHAVLDQVVEAELKIVAWAVENNISFSAVDKLMAVINQLDPGSVILQKMKLGRTKTTAVVEGVFAETQHAELVATMKRRNFSLLIDESTDLTNKKTLAMVVRICLETLSGSLQVRDMIYKVLEISAADHKTIFDAIVAEFEKDGIDYRKLLKGFGSDGAAVMMGSKHSVMALLKKECPDIVVIKCSCHSLALCASHACEKLPNYAEQLLRDIYSYISNSPKRASEFSMIQEILELKPLKMLHPAATRWLSLESVVKRVLERFEELELFFSFQSNNDQNATAKRILNHLQDPMTKLILFFLSYILPLINNLNRLFQSESPEYTSIHQETMSFFMTLIRNVCHANYITQANDFFDNFENHLKPDQEVYVGIAVEEAIKSVNGRAGFPLIKSFLSNIFMLPHSSAAVERIFSQFNANKTKVRNRINIFTFFRLIFHCKYLFNEDAVSNPFVNARRTATILAISSGHKFPFLIRHQQSAIVEPNPGEGNL, from the exons ATGT TCAATTCGACGATTGATAACCATGCCGTGTTGGACCAAGTTGTAGAGGCGGAATTAAAAATTGTAGCTTGGGCTGTAGAGAACAATATTTCGTTTTCTGCTGTAGACAAATTGATGGCTGTCATCAACCAACTCGATCCCGGGTCCGTTATTCTACAAAAGATGAAATTAGGACGTACAAAAACAACAGCTGTTGTAGAAGGGGTTTTTGCGGAAACACAACATGCAGAACTGGTGGCCACGATGAAGCGAAGGAATTTCTCATTGCTGATCGACGAGTCCACCGATTTGACGAACAAGAAAACATTGGCCATGGTTGTGAGAATTTGCCTCGAGACTCTCTCTGGATCCCTTCAAGTACGAGACATGATTTATAAG GTGTTGGAAATCAGTGCGGCAGACCATAAAACAATCTTCGACGCGATTGTGGCCGAGTTCGAGAAAGATGGTATAGACTACCGGAAACTCCTAAAGGGTTTTGGGTCCGACGGAGCTGCGGTCATGATGGGGTCGAAACACTCAGTCATGGCCCTGCTAAAAAAGGAGTGTCCAGACATTGTTGTCATTAAATGTTCCTGCCATTCGCTGGCACTGTGCGCCAGCCACGCCTGCGAAAAACTACCGAACTACGCAGAACAACTTTTACGGGATATATATTCTTATATTTCCAACAGCCCAAAGCGTGCCTCTGAATTCTCCATGATCCAAGAAATTCTTGAACTGAAGCCTCTTAAAATGCTCCACCCTGCAGCAACTCGATGGTTGAGTTTGGAAAGTGTTGTCAAAAGAGTTCTAGAAAGATTTGAAGaattagaattatttttttcattccaatcaAACAATGATCAAAATGCCACAGCTAAAAGGATCTTAAATCATCTGCAAGACCCAATGAccaaacttattttattttttttatcatacataCTGCCTTTAATTAACAATTTGAATCGCCTCTTCCAATCAGAGTCTCCTGAATACACAAGTATTCATCAAGAAACAATgtcatttttcatgacattaaTAAGAAATGTTTGCCATGCCAACTACATAACCCAAGCCaacgatttttttgataatttcgaaaaCCATTTAAAACCAGACCAGGAAGTTTATGTAGGCATTGCTGTAGAAGAAGCAATAAAATCAG TAAATGGAAGAGCCGGATTCcctttaataaaaagttttttatcaaatatatttATGCTACCGCACTCATCCGCAGCTGTGGAGAGAATTTTCTCACAATTTAATGCAAATAAAACTAAAGTAAGGAATC GAATAAACATTTTCACGTTTTTTCGGCTTATTTTTCATTGCAAGTATTTATTCAAC